Proteins from a single region of Pseudomonas sp. BSw22131:
- a CDS encoding helix-turn-helix domain-containing protein, producing MDLQVISRDGEPEYAVLPWAQYQALIRAAGISSGHDTERTAQPAAATATVADDLPGLDQLGPLRQGKGLEVAQLARTVGISPSYLELIESGTRLPDAAILRSLAWELGVAGWRGES from the coding sequence ATGGATCTTCAGGTCATTTCTCGTGATGGAGAGCCAGAATATGCGGTATTACCGTGGGCTCAATACCAGGCGCTGATACGCGCTGCCGGTATTTCTTCAGGACACGACACTGAACGTACGGCGCAGCCAGCCGCTGCCACAGCGACGGTTGCTGACGATTTGCCAGGGCTCGATCAGTTGGGGCCCTTGCGTCAAGGCAAAGGCCTGGAAGTGGCGCAACTGGCCAGGACTGTCGGCATCAGCCCGTCTTACCTTGAGCTGATCGAAAGCGGCACTCGGCTGCCCGACGCTGCCATTCTTCGCAGCCTGGCCTGGGAACTGGGTGTCGCGGGCTGGCGAGGTGAGTCATGA
- a CDS encoding SDR family oxidoreductase — MQNVSDTLRLDGRLALITGSSGGIGLALARGLGQAGARVVLNGRNRDTLQAAADLLKEEGLDVHTQAFDVTDGAAIRAGVEQIESRIGPLDILVNNAGMQRRGPLEDYAEAHWHELMRTNLDSAFLVGQAVARGMIDRKRGKIINICSVQSELGRPGIAPYAASKGALKMLTKGMAIDWGPYGLNVNGIGPGYFKTELNAALVANTEFSEWLEKRTPSRRWGEVAELAGAAVFLASDAASFVNGHILYVDGGITASL, encoded by the coding sequence ATGCAAAACGTCTCTGACACCTTGCGCCTCGATGGGCGTCTGGCGCTGATCACCGGCTCCAGCGGCGGCATCGGACTGGCGCTTGCGCGGGGTCTGGGTCAAGCCGGCGCCCGTGTGGTGTTGAACGGTCGCAATCGAGACACGCTTCAAGCCGCCGCCGATCTGCTCAAAGAGGAGGGCCTGGATGTTCACACTCAGGCGTTCGATGTCACCGATGGCGCGGCGATCAGGGCAGGCGTAGAGCAGATCGAATCGCGCATCGGGCCCCTCGATATTCTGGTCAACAATGCCGGCATGCAGCGCCGGGGCCCGCTCGAAGATTACGCAGAAGCGCATTGGCATGAGCTGATGCGGACCAACCTCGACAGCGCTTTTCTCGTTGGCCAAGCCGTTGCGCGGGGCATGATCGACCGCAAACGCGGCAAAATCATCAATATCTGTTCAGTGCAAAGTGAGTTGGGCCGCCCCGGCATCGCACCCTATGCGGCAAGCAAAGGCGCGTTGAAGATGCTGACCAAGGGCATGGCCATTGATTGGGGCCCGTACGGTTTGAACGTCAACGGTATCGGCCCTGGCTATTTCAAGACTGAGCTTAATGCAGCGCTGGTGGCCAACACTGAATTCAGTGAGTGGCTGGAAAAGCGCACCCCAAGCCGACGCTGGGGCGAGGTGGCAGAACTCGCGGGCGCGGCGGTGTTCCTGGCGTCTGACGCCGCGAGTTTCGTCAACGGCCATATCCTTTATGTCGACGGCGGCATCACTGCCTCGTTGTGA
- a CDS encoding YkvA family protein, with product MKAPWNFLRYLPMASRLMAAGRLPALLFAVARKGAGEGNRLGKLKDDLKLLQALCLAYWRGQYRAISPKAILSVVAGLMYFLSPLDAIPDWIPGLGMLDDIAVLAWVMKSLEVELSAFRVWREKQSPEKLAVVERLPASPKLLEQEKSTD from the coding sequence ATGAAAGCACCCTGGAATTTTCTGCGTTACCTGCCAATGGCGAGTCGCTTGATGGCGGCCGGTCGTTTACCGGCCTTACTCTTCGCCGTGGCGCGCAAAGGCGCCGGTGAAGGCAATCGGCTAGGCAAGCTCAAGGATGACTTGAAACTCCTGCAGGCGTTGTGCCTGGCGTACTGGCGCGGTCAGTACCGTGCGATCAGCCCGAAGGCGATCTTGTCGGTCGTCGCGGGGCTGATGTATTTCCTCAGCCCTCTGGATGCGATCCCGGACTGGATTCCAGGGCTCGGCATGCTGGATGACATCGCCGTGCTGGCCTGGGTGATGAAAAGCCTTGAAGTCGAACTCAGTGCGTTCCGTGTATGGCGAGAAAAGCAAAGCCCTGAAAAACTGGCCGTGGTTGAGCGTCTGCCTGCCAGTCCAAAGCTGCTTGAACAGGAAAAATCCACGGATTGA
- a CDS encoding FKBP-type peptidyl-prolyl cis-trans isomerase — MKQHRLAAAIALVGLVLAGCDKQASTVELKTPAQKASYGIGLNMGKSLAQEGMDDLDSKAVALGIEDAVGKKEQKLKDDELVAAFGDLQKRAEERMAKMSEESATAGKKFLEENGKRKEVTTTASGLQYEIIKKADGPQPKPTDVVTVHYEGKLTDGKVFDSSVERGSPIDLPVSGVIPGWVEGLQLMHVGEKVKLYIPSDLAYGAQSPSPMIPANSVLVFDLELLGIKDPAAAANEAAAGAAATDDEEEETAPAKPAAKK; from the coding sequence ATGAAACAGCATCGGTTGGCAGCGGCGATAGCCCTGGTCGGTCTGGTACTCGCAGGTTGCGACAAGCAAGCCAGCACCGTCGAGCTGAAAACTCCGGCGCAAAAAGCCTCCTACGGTATCGGTCTGAACATGGGCAAAAGCCTGGCTCAGGAAGGTATGGACGATCTGGATTCCAAAGCGGTAGCGCTGGGTATCGAAGACGCCGTTGGCAAGAAAGAACAGAAACTCAAAGACGACGAACTGGTAGCAGCGTTCGGCGATCTGCAAAAGCGTGCTGAAGAGCGCATGGCCAAGATGAGCGAAGAGTCGGCAACTGCTGGCAAGAAGTTCCTCGAAGAAAACGGCAAGCGTAAGGAAGTCACCACCACGGCTTCCGGTCTGCAATACGAAATCATCAAGAAAGCTGATGGCCCTCAGCCTAAGCCAACCGACGTTGTGACCGTTCACTACGAAGGCAAGCTGACTGACGGCAAAGTGTTCGACAGCTCGGTTGAGCGCGGTAGCCCGATTGATCTGCCCGTCAGCGGTGTGATTCCGGGTTGGGTCGAAGGCCTGCAACTGATGCACGTAGGCGAGAAGGTCAAACTCTACATTCCTAGCGATCTGGCTTACGGCGCGCAAAGCCCAAGCCCGATGATCCCGGCCAACTCGGTGCTGGTATTCGACCTGGAGCTGCTGGGCATCAAAGACCCTGCCGCCGCCGCCAACGAAGCCGCAGCAGGTGCTGCAGCAACGGACGACGAAGAAGAAGAGACTGCACCGGCCAAACCAGCCGCCAAGAAATAA
- a CDS encoding bifunctional nitrate reductase/sulfite reductase flavoprotein subunit alpha, with product MASRSVSSVCPYCGVGCGIVMQVENNRVIKVSGDKTHPTNRGRLCTKGSTCAQPLTESGRMESAYVRDARHQEPVRAGIDHAISETARRLRAIIDTHGPDALAFYVSGQMSLEAQYLASKLAKGFVRTAHVESNSRLCMASAGSGYKLSLGADGPPGSYEDFDKADVFFVIGANMADCHPILFLRMMDRVKADAQLIVVDPRRNTTADKASLFMQIKPGTDLALLNGLLYLLMENGHTDPAFIASFTEGWDAMPAFLGDYTPDKVAQITGLAEADIRQAAKMIGQARDWMSCWTMGLNQSTHGTWNTNALCNLHLATGAICRPGSGPFSLTGQPNAMGGREMGYMGPGLPGQRSTLVAEDRSFIEAMWGVPAGTLRTESGNGTVAMFEQMRDGDIKACWIICTNPVASVPNRQTVIEGLQAAELVITQDAFLDTETNRYADILLPGALWAEGDGVMINSERTLTLTQKAVDAPGESLPDWQLIARVACEMGYADAFTYASASEVFEEIKRAWNPRTGYDIRGASHARLRERPLQWPIAADDSDERNPIRYLNDGVSQALTVASDGSRPAVVFPTASGKAVFLPRPHLSPAEMPSEDFPFVLNTGRVQHQWHTLTKTGKVPTLNKLNPGPFIELHPKDAAALGIKDKDAVEVRSVRGRAVLPAVVTDRVRPGNCFAPFHWNDVFGDNLAINAVTSDAVDPVSFQPEFKFCAVALQRVELIAHRFFETTSAAEVALPPEGKPGLTLLWASQTGNAQSLAERFGSRLRNAGIAIDVRAMDSFPAAQLAQVDNLALISSTFGDGESPDNGQSFWQSLSQHDAPLENLRYAVLALGDPSYDRFCQHGKNLDQRLESLGACALLPRVDCDPEFEEPADAWFKALQQALALDVPDVVGVEGVSAVRLHTRSLPFSSGLSINRRLNTEGTQKDTRQFALALGDSGLHYEAGDALGVWPRNCPELVNELLDLTGLDPEHLVTIEKYGDVPLGEALAGHFEIARPHFDTLQFIAERGGSPELKILLGDTYKGELKDWLWGRQLADVLQAFPMRCSAEDLLASLKPLQPRSYSIASSSKAHPHEVHLTVSTVRYGKRKGVSSTFLADRAEQCEVPIFLQPSKHFRVPGDGDVPMIMIGPGTGVAPFRGFLQERRARGDGGKNWLFFGEQHAATDFYYRDELQAMQQDGLLTHLSLAFSRDQGEKIYVQHRIEQQGAELWRWLQEGAQVYVCGDAVHMAKDVDLALRQVIAQHGGLSEEAAAGHLRLLTEQKRYLRDVY from the coding sequence ATGGCGAGTCGAAGCGTTTCAAGCGTGTGTCCTTATTGCGGTGTGGGCTGCGGGATTGTCATGCAGGTGGAAAACAACCGCGTCATTAAAGTGAGCGGTGACAAGACGCACCCCACCAATCGCGGGCGTCTGTGCACCAAGGGCAGCACGTGCGCCCAACCGCTGACCGAGTCCGGGCGGATGGAGTCAGCGTACGTGCGCGATGCGCGTCATCAGGAGCCGGTGCGGGCGGGGATCGATCACGCCATCAGCGAAACCGCTCGCCGTTTGCGCGCGATCATCGACACCCACGGCCCGGATGCTTTGGCGTTTTATGTGTCGGGGCAAATGTCGCTGGAAGCGCAGTACCTCGCCAGCAAGCTTGCCAAGGGCTTCGTGCGCACGGCGCATGTCGAATCCAATTCGCGACTGTGCATGGCAAGCGCTGGCAGCGGCTACAAACTGTCGCTTGGCGCTGACGGACCGCCAGGCTCCTACGAAGATTTCGACAAGGCCGACGTGTTCTTCGTGATCGGCGCGAACATGGCCGACTGTCACCCGATTCTCTTCCTGCGCATGATGGATCGGGTCAAGGCCGACGCGCAGTTGATCGTCGTCGACCCAAGGCGCAACACCACGGCCGACAAGGCCAGTCTGTTCATGCAGATCAAACCCGGTACAGACCTGGCCCTGCTCAACGGCCTGCTTTATCTGCTGATGGAGAACGGCCATACCGACCCTGCATTTATAGCCTCGTTTACAGAAGGCTGGGACGCGATGCCGGCGTTTCTGGGCGACTACACTCCCGACAAAGTCGCGCAGATAACCGGGCTGGCCGAAGCCGATATTCGTCAGGCCGCCAAGATGATCGGTCAGGCCCGCGACTGGATGAGCTGCTGGACCATGGGCCTGAACCAGAGCACCCACGGCACCTGGAACACCAACGCGTTATGCAATCTGCATTTGGCGACAGGCGCCATTTGTCGCCCCGGCAGCGGCCCGTTTTCACTCACCGGGCAACCGAATGCCATGGGCGGAAGGGAAATGGGCTACATGGGCCCAGGACTTCCCGGACAGCGCTCCACGCTGGTGGCCGAGGATCGATCCTTTATAGAAGCGATGTGGGGCGTGCCGGCGGGCACCCTGCGAACCGAGTCCGGCAATGGCACCGTGGCGATGTTCGAGCAGATGCGCGATGGCGACATCAAAGCGTGCTGGATCATCTGCACCAACCCGGTGGCGTCGGTCCCCAACCGACAAACCGTAATCGAAGGCTTGCAGGCAGCCGAGCTGGTGATCACGCAGGATGCGTTTCTCGACACCGAAACCAACCGCTACGCCGATATTCTGTTGCCCGGCGCACTGTGGGCGGAGGGCGACGGCGTGATGATCAACTCCGAGCGCACCCTGACGCTCACGCAAAAAGCGGTGGACGCGCCCGGTGAAAGCCTGCCGGACTGGCAGTTGATTGCTCGGGTCGCCTGCGAAATGGGTTACGCCGACGCGTTCACGTATGCGTCGGCCAGCGAGGTGTTCGAGGAGATCAAGCGCGCCTGGAACCCCAGGACCGGCTATGACATTCGCGGCGCCAGCCATGCGCGGCTTCGCGAACGACCGCTGCAATGGCCGATTGCCGCTGACGATTCAGACGAACGCAATCCGATTCGTTACCTCAATGATGGAGTCAGCCAAGCGCTGACAGTTGCGTCAGACGGAAGTCGTCCTGCCGTAGTATTTCCAACCGCCAGCGGTAAGGCGGTGTTCTTGCCGCGCCCGCATTTGTCCCCGGCAGAAATGCCCAGCGAAGACTTCCCGTTCGTGCTCAATACCGGTCGGGTGCAGCACCAGTGGCATACGCTGACCAAGACCGGGAAGGTTCCGACACTCAACAAGCTCAATCCCGGGCCTTTCATCGAGCTGCATCCCAAAGATGCGGCAGCGCTTGGCATCAAGGACAAGGACGCCGTAGAAGTACGTTCGGTGCGCGGCCGTGCGGTGTTGCCTGCTGTGGTGACAGATCGGGTACGCCCCGGAAATTGCTTCGCGCCGTTTCACTGGAACGATGTGTTCGGCGACAACCTGGCGATTAACGCGGTCACCAGCGATGCGGTGGATCCTGTGTCGTTTCAGCCGGAGTTCAAGTTTTGCGCAGTGGCGTTGCAACGGGTCGAGCTGATAGCCCATCGCTTCTTTGAAACCACGTCCGCTGCCGAGGTAGCGTTACCGCCCGAGGGTAAACCGGGGCTGACGTTGCTCTGGGCTTCGCAAACCGGCAACGCCCAATCCCTGGCCGAACGTTTCGGCAGCCGTTTGCGGAACGCCGGCATTGCCATTGATGTGCGCGCGATGGACAGCTTCCCGGCTGCGCAACTGGCGCAAGTGGATAATTTGGCGCTCATCAGCAGCACCTTCGGTGATGGGGAGTCGCCGGACAACGGGCAGAGTTTTTGGCAGTCGCTGAGCCAACACGACGCCCCGCTCGAAAACCTTCGCTACGCGGTGTTGGCGTTGGGCGACCCGAGTTACGACCGCTTTTGCCAGCACGGTAAAAACCTTGATCAGCGCCTCGAAAGCCTCGGCGCTTGCGCTTTGTTGCCTCGTGTCGATTGCGATCCGGAATTCGAGGAGCCCGCGGATGCCTGGTTCAAGGCGCTGCAACAGGCGCTGGCCCTTGATGTGCCTGATGTGGTTGGAGTTGAGGGTGTGTCGGCGGTGAGGCTGCACACCCGTTCGCTTCCATTTTCATCTGGCTTGTCGATCAATCGACGCCTGAACACCGAGGGCACGCAAAAGGACACCCGGCAGTTCGCGCTGGCGCTGGGTGATTCGGGCTTGCACTACGAGGCTGGCGATGCCCTTGGCGTGTGGCCGCGTAACTGTCCGGAACTGGTCAACGAGTTGCTCGACCTGACAGGTCTTGACCCCGAGCACCTGGTAACGATTGAAAAATACGGCGACGTGCCGCTGGGCGAAGCCTTGGCTGGGCATTTCGAGATCGCCAGGCCGCATTTCGACACGTTGCAGTTCATCGCCGAACGCGGCGGCAGTCCTGAGCTGAAAATACTGTTGGGCGACACTTATAAAGGTGAGCTGAAAGACTGGTTGTGGGGGCGGCAGTTGGCGGACGTGCTCCAGGCATTTCCGATGCGTTGCAGCGCTGAAGATCTGCTGGCCTCACTCAAGCCCCTGCAGCCACGCTCGTACTCCATCGCTTCGAGTTCCAAAGCGCATCCGCATGAGGTTCATTTGACCGTCTCAACGGTGCGCTATGGCAAGCGCAAAGGTGTGTCTTCGACGTTCCTCGCTGACCGCGCCGAGCAGTGCGAGGTGCCGATTTTCCTTCAGCCGTCCAAACATTTTCGCGTACCCGGCGACGGCGATGTGCCGATGATCATGATCGGACCGGGCACCGGCGTGGCGCCGTTTCGCGGGTTTCTTCAGGAGCGCAGGGCGCGTGGCGATGGCGGCAAGAACTGGCTGTTCTTCGGCGAGCAACATGCGGCGACCGATTTTTATTACCGCGATGAGTTACAGGCCATGCAGCAAGACGGCCTGTTGACCCATCTGAGCCTGGCGTTCTCACGGGATCAGGGTGAAAAGATTTACGTGCAGCATCGTATCGAGCAGCAGGGCGCCGAACTGTGGCGCTGGTTGCAGGAAGGCGCGCAGGTGTATGTCTGCGGCGACGCGGTGCACATGGCCAAGGACGTGGATCTGGCGTTACGGCAGGTCATTGCGCAGCATGGCGGATTGAGCGAAGAGGCCGCGGCAGGCCATTTGCGCCTTCTGACTGAGCAGAAGCGTTATCTGCGGGATGTTTATTAA
- a CDS encoding L-idonate 5-dehydrogenase produces the protein MQAIVCHASKDLRVDPQEEPAELSPGQMRVRVARGGICGSDLHYYQHGGFGAVRLKEPMVLGHEISAVIEAVGDPTGDFRIGQRISVSPSRPCGGCKFCHKGQPNHCLNMRFYGSAMPFPHVQGAFRESLVIDASQAHVLADHVSLAEGALAEPLSVGLHAIQRAGPVFGKRVLVTGCGPIGNLLIGSLRAAGAAQIVAVDLADNALECARKMGASVTHNTRQTPDALQQYSAEKGYFDVMFEVSGSAQALRDGLACVAPRGVVVTVGLGGDVSIPLNVLVSKEIDLRGTFRFHPEFAQAVDLLNRRVIDVLPVISHTVPFKDAVQAFDLAGDKTQAMKVVLDFGVPD, from the coding sequence ATGCAAGCCATTGTTTGCCACGCGTCCAAAGACCTGCGCGTTGATCCACAGGAAGAACCCGCTGAACTGTCGCCCGGCCAGATGCGGGTGCGTGTTGCTCGCGGCGGGATCTGCGGGTCGGACCTTCATTATTACCAGCACGGCGGATTCGGGGCGGTGCGTCTCAAAGAGCCTATGGTGCTGGGGCACGAGATTTCGGCGGTAATCGAAGCGGTTGGCGACCCGACGGGTGATTTCAGGATAGGCCAGCGCATCTCCGTTTCGCCATCACGCCCTTGCGGTGGCTGCAAGTTCTGCCACAAAGGCCAACCCAACCATTGCCTGAACATGCGCTTCTACGGCAGCGCGATGCCGTTTCCGCATGTGCAGGGTGCGTTTCGCGAATCATTGGTGATCGACGCCAGTCAGGCCCACGTATTGGCCGACCACGTCAGTCTGGCCGAAGGCGCGTTGGCTGAGCCGTTATCGGTGGGCTTGCACGCCATTCAGCGGGCGGGGCCGGTGTTCGGCAAGCGTGTGCTGGTGACCGGTTGCGGGCCTATCGGCAATCTGTTGATTGGCAGTTTGCGTGCAGCGGGCGCCGCGCAGATCGTCGCCGTGGACCTGGCTGACAATGCGCTGGAGTGCGCCCGAAAAATGGGCGCCAGCGTGACTCACAACACTCGGCAAACGCCGGATGCACTACAGCAATACAGCGCTGAAAAAGGCTATTTCGACGTGATGTTTGAAGTCTCGGGCAGTGCCCAGGCGTTGCGCGATGGCCTGGCCTGCGTTGCACCGCGCGGCGTAGTGGTCACGGTGGGGCTGGGCGGCGATGTGTCGATCCCGCTGAACGTGTTGGTGAGCAAGGAAATCGACCTGCGCGGCACGTTCCGCTTCCACCCCGAGTTCGCCCAGGCTGTGGATTTGCTCAATCGTCGGGTGATCGACGTTTTGCCGGTGATCTCCCACACAGTGCCGTTCAAAGACGCGGTGCAGGCGTTCGATCTGGCCGGGGACAAAACCCAGGCGATGAAGGTGGTGCTCGACTTCGGCGTGCCAGACTGA
- the nirB gene encoding nitrite reductase large subunit NirB: MNTTVAPLEDMPTLIVIGNGMVGHQCVAQLIADGALDRYRIHVFGEERQRAYDRVHLSEYFGGRDAESLAMCDADLYQQSGLTVHLGVPVLEINRARREVITANGCFAFDKLVLATGSYPFVPPIEGASGDSRLVYRTLDDLDTIQAAAKNARRGVVVGGGLLGLEAANALKSLGLEAHVVEFAPRLMPVQLDDFGGAALKSRIEALGVGVHLSRATQSITPGEEYRYRMNFAGDEFLETDLVLFSAGIRPQDALARQCELELGPRGGIAIDEHCRTSDSDIFAIGECAAWNGSVFGLVAPGYQMARNVAAQLCELEAEPFFGADMSTKLKLLGVDVGSIGDAHGALTGSRSYRFIDEASGSYRRLVVSADGKHVLGAVLVGDNSYYDTLLQYVQNGIKLPADPSSLIMPLSEGAPTLGADALPDTATICSCHNVSKGAICSAIDGGCTDLGGLKAKTKACTGCGGCAGLLKQVFEHELIARGVAVDKSLCEHFSYTRQELYAMVRVEGIETFDDMLARHGKGHVGCDICKPAIGSILASCWNRPIMDSKLVPLQDTNDTFMANMQKNGTYSVVPRIPAGEITPDGLIAIGAVAKKYDLYTKITGGQRIDLFGAQLHELPDIWSELIAAGFETGHAYGKSTRTVKSCVGSTWCRYGVQDSVQMALSIEDRYKGLRSPHKLKFAVSGCTRECAEAQSKDIGVIATENGWNLYVCGNGGMRPRHAELFATDLDDETLIRYIDRVLMFYIRTADKLQRTSVWREGLEGGLDYLKAVVIDDSLGLAGELEAQMQLVVERYECEWANALQDPEKLKRFRTFVNDKRGDPDIQFVKERSQRRPARANELNLIAVEEIAQ, from the coding sequence ATGAACACCACAGTCGCCCCTCTTGAAGATATGCCCACCCTGATAGTCATCGGTAACGGCATGGTCGGCCACCAATGCGTCGCGCAATTGATTGCCGACGGCGCACTGGATCGCTATCGCATTCATGTGTTCGGCGAAGAGCGCCAGCGCGCCTACGACCGGGTGCATCTGTCCGAGTATTTCGGTGGCCGCGACGCCGAGTCCCTGGCCATGTGTGACGCCGATCTCTATCAACAGAGCGGGCTGACGGTGCATTTGGGCGTCCCGGTGCTGGAGATCAACCGCGCACGACGTGAAGTGATCACTGCCAACGGCTGCTTTGCGTTCGACAAACTGGTGCTGGCGACCGGCTCTTACCCGTTCGTGCCGCCGATTGAAGGCGCATCCGGGGATTCACGCCTGGTCTATCGCACTCTCGACGACCTCGACACCATCCAGGCGGCAGCCAAAAACGCCAGGCGCGGCGTGGTCGTCGGCGGCGGCCTGCTCGGTCTGGAAGCGGCCAACGCGCTGAAGTCGCTGGGCCTGGAAGCGCATGTGGTGGAATTTGCGCCCCGCTTGATGCCGGTGCAGCTGGACGATTTCGGCGGTGCAGCCTTGAAGTCACGCATCGAAGCGCTGGGCGTGGGCGTTCATTTGTCACGCGCCACGCAGTCGATCACGCCGGGCGAGGAGTACCGCTATCGCATGAATTTTGCCGGTGACGAGTTTCTTGAAACCGACCTGGTGCTGTTCTCAGCCGGTATTCGTCCGCAAGACGCCCTCGCCCGCCAATGCGAGCTGGAACTGGGGCCTCGGGGCGGCATCGCGATTGACGAACACTGCCGCACCAGCGACTCCGATATTTTCGCTATTGGCGAATGCGCAGCCTGGAATGGCAGCGTGTTCGGTCTGGTTGCGCCCGGTTACCAAATGGCCCGTAACGTGGCCGCGCAACTGTGCGAACTGGAGGCCGAACCGTTCTTCGGCGCCGACATGTCGACCAAGCTCAAACTGCTGGGCGTTGACGTCGGGTCCATCGGCGATGCCCACGGCGCGCTGACGGGCTCTCGCAGCTACCGCTTCATTGATGAAGCCAGCGGCAGCTATCGCCGCCTGGTGGTGTCGGCCGACGGCAAGCACGTGCTCGGCGCGGTGCTGGTGGGCGACAACAGCTACTACGACACGCTGCTGCAATACGTGCAAAACGGCATCAAGCTGCCAGCCGATCCGTCGAGCCTGATCATGCCGCTCAGCGAAGGCGCGCCAACGCTGGGCGCTGACGCGTTGCCTGACACGGCAACCATTTGCTCCTGCCATAACGTCAGCAAAGGCGCGATTTGCTCGGCCATCGATGGCGGCTGCACTGACCTTGGCGGGTTGAAAGCCAAGACCAAAGCCTGCACCGGTTGCGGCGGTTGCGCCGGGTTACTCAAACAAGTCTTCGAACATGAGCTAATTGCACGCGGCGTCGCGGTCGATAAAAGTCTGTGCGAACACTTCAGCTACACGCGGCAAGAGCTGTACGCGATGGTGCGCGTAGAAGGCATCGAAACCTTCGACGATATGCTCGCTCGCCACGGCAAAGGGCATGTGGGCTGCGACATCTGCAAACCAGCGATTGGCTCGATCCTCGCGTCGTGCTGGAACCGGCCGATCATGGACTCTAAGCTGGTGCCGTTGCAGGACACCAACGACACGTTCATGGCCAACATGCAGAAGAACGGCACCTACTCGGTGGTGCCGCGTATTCCGGCGGGCGAAATCACGCCTGACGGCTTGATCGCCATTGGCGCGGTAGCGAAAAAATACGACCTCTACACCAAGATCACCGGCGGCCAGCGCATCGACCTGTTCGGCGCGCAATTGCATGAGCTGCCGGATATCTGGAGCGAGCTGATTGCCGCCGGTTTCGAGACCGGCCATGCGTACGGTAAATCGACGCGCACCGTGAAGTCCTGCGTTGGCAGCACCTGGTGCCGTTACGGCGTGCAGGACAGCGTGCAAATGGCGCTGAGCATCGAGGATCGCTACAAGGGCCTGCGCTCGCCGCACAAACTCAAGTTCGCAGTCTCCGGCTGCACCCGCGAATGCGCTGAAGCGCAGAGCAAGGACATCGGCGTGATTGCCACCGAGAACGGCTGGAATCTTTACGTGTGCGGCAACGGCGGCATGCGTCCGCGCCACGCCGAACTGTTTGCCACCGATCTGGACGACGAGACGCTGATTCGCTACATCGACCGCGTGCTGATGTTCTACATACGCACCGCCGACAAGTTGCAGCGCACCTCAGTCTGGCGCGAAGGCCTGGAAGGCGGGCTGGACTACCTGAAAGCGGTGGTGATCGACGACAGCCTGGGCCTGGCAGGAGAACTCGAAGCGCAGATGCAACTGGTGGTCGAGCGCTACGAATGTGAATGGGCAAATGCCCTGCAAGACCCTGAAAAACTCAAGCGCTTCCGCACCTTCGTCAACGACAAGCGCGGTGACCCGGACATCCAGTTCGTCAAGGAACGCAGCCAGCGTCGTCCTGCACGCGCCAACGAACTCAACCTGATTGCCGTCGAGGAGATTGCACAATGA
- the nirD gene encoding nitrite reductase small subunit NirD yields MNHANAVMIDNVQAPAWRAVCARQDLVPNSGVVALVGTTQVALFQVIDAGGTAQLFAVDNRDPVSGANVIGRGIIGSLSGDLVIASPLYKQHYRLQDGICLEDAALRLRTWAVRLAGNVVEIDLT; encoded by the coding sequence ATGAACCACGCCAACGCTGTGATGATTGACAACGTTCAGGCACCGGCCTGGCGCGCGGTGTGCGCCCGCCAGGATCTGGTGCCCAATTCCGGTGTGGTGGCGCTGGTGGGCACGACTCAGGTGGCGCTGTTTCAGGTGATCGACGCGGGCGGGACCGCTCAGTTGTTTGCCGTGGACAACCGCGATCCGGTGTCGGGCGCCAACGTTATCGGCCGCGGGATCATCGGCAGTCTGTCGGGGGATCTGGTCATCGCCTCCCCGCTGTATAAACAGCATTACCGACTGCAAGACGGCATTTGCCTGGAAGACGCTGCCCTGCGCCTTCGTACCTGGGCGGTTCGGTTGGCAGGGAATGTGGTGGAGATTGATTTGACCTGA